One SAR86 cluster bacterium genomic window carries:
- a CDS encoding transglycosylase domain-containing protein, whose amino-acid sequence MLTVIKSLALFFQIMFIFIGCIFLYVDKNTPNLDLISESELQQPIRIYSKDGKLIGFFGIERRELISFEQIPENLKNAVLAAEDKDYFNHSGVKISSLVRALLGELTGSPSGGGGTISMQVVRSYLLSTERTYERKLKEIYLAWRLEEFMSKEEILQLYFNKTFLGNRNYGFKAAYDYYFGKNFNEISIADSATLAAILQRPSAINPKKDPAKTKKRRNLILKRMFEEDLISSNQYQQSILENIDSKTYPPILELEAPHFSESIRKKVLQIYGSDAFKLGLNVYTTLDSEMQINAINSVNENLFRYQKNAKENNLNENGTPVEAAFIAMDYTSGEIKAYVGGNNFQDSKFDRVTAKLMPGSTIKPFIYSCAFENGLRPATVVVDGPIIVKDELLEDYWRPKNNSGNFHGPVRLRESLIESLNSVSIKLTDMLGFEKMNSCFDRYGFSSSMDIKDLSGALGNGLISPYELAQTFSIFPNSGTSVDFFMIEKITNRKGEVYFQNTSKGNKERLGKEIAFITREILKEGLDRFLKFRNLNLVIENAGGKTGTTNDARDTWFVGYAENIIASSWVGKDDGSTLGDEQFGSSNALPIWLDFMNDSIDLLDETTFVIPEDITLVRIDKNTGKVASTFDNAIFEYFLDDDLKDILN is encoded by the coding sequence ATGCTTACAGTCATAAAATCATTAGCTTTATTTTTTCAAATAATGTTTATATTCATTGGTTGTATTTTTTTATATGTTGATAAAAATACTCCAAACCTAGACTTAATTTCTGAAAGTGAACTTCAACAACCCATTAGAATTTATTCTAAAGACGGAAAGTTAATTGGATTTTTTGGCATTGAAAGAAGAGAATTAATAAGTTTTGAACAAATTCCAGAAAATCTTAAGAATGCTGTATTAGCAGCAGAGGATAAAGATTATTTCAATCATTCAGGTGTAAAAATCTCAAGCTTAGTGAGGGCTCTGTTAGGAGAATTAACAGGCTCACCATCTGGAGGTGGAGGCACCATATCAATGCAAGTAGTGAGGAGTTATTTGCTGTCTACAGAGAGAACTTATGAAAGAAAATTAAAAGAAATTTATTTAGCTTGGAGATTAGAAGAATTTATGTCCAAGGAAGAAATTCTTCAGCTTTACTTCAACAAGACATTTTTAGGAAATAGAAATTATGGGTTTAAGGCAGCCTATGATTATTATTTCGGTAAAAATTTTAATGAAATATCTATAGCTGACTCAGCGACACTTGCTGCAATTTTACAGAGGCCATCAGCTATAAATCCCAAAAAAGATCCAGCAAAGACAAAGAAGAGAAGAAATTTAATTTTAAAGAGAATGTTTGAAGAAGACCTAATATCTTCAAATCAATATCAACAATCAATTTTAGAAAATATAGACTCAAAAACTTACCCTCCCATCTTGGAGTTAGAAGCCCCACATTTTTCTGAGAGTATTAGAAAAAAAGTCTTACAAATTTATGGGAGTGATGCATTCAAATTAGGTTTAAATGTATACACAACTTTAGATTCAGAAATGCAGATAAATGCAATAAATTCTGTGAACGAAAATCTTTTTAGATATCAGAAAAATGCTAAAGAAAATAACTTAAATGAAAATGGTACCCCTGTAGAGGCAGCTTTCATCGCTATGGATTACACATCTGGAGAAATAAAGGCCTATGTAGGAGGTAATAATTTTCAAGATTCAAAGTTTGATAGGGTAACAGCTAAGCTGATGCCTGGCTCAACAATCAAGCCATTCATCTATTCTTGTGCATTTGAAAATGGCTTAAGGCCAGCAACAGTTGTGGTAGATGGGCCAATCATTGTTAAAGATGAATTATTAGAGGACTATTGGAGACCAAAGAATAATTCTGGTAATTTTCATGGACCAGTAAGATTGAGAGAATCTTTAATTGAATCTCTAAATTCTGTATCTATAAAACTGACCGACATGCTTGGATTTGAAAAAATGAACAGCTGTTTTGATAGATATGGCTTTAGTAGTTCAATGGACATTAAAGACCTATCTGGAGCATTAGGAAATGGATTAATTTCACCTTATGAATTAGCACAGACTTTTTCAATATTCCCAAATAGCGGCACATCAGTTGATTTTTTCATGATTGAAAAAATTACTAATAGGAAAGGTGAAGTATATTTTCAAAATACCTCGAAAGGAAATAAGGAAAGATTAGGTAAAGAAATAGCATTTATTACCAGAGAAATTTTAAAAGAGGGATTAGATAGGTTTCTTAAATTTAGAAATCTAAATCTTGTTATTGAAAATGCTGGAGGTAAAACAGGCACAACGAATGATGCAAGAGACACTTGGTTTGTTGGTTATGCTGAAAATATCATAGCTTCTTCTTGGGTTGGTAAAGATGATGGAAGTACATTGGGAGATGAACAATTTGGAAGTTCAAATGCTTTGCCTATATGGTTGGATTTCATGAATGATTCAATTGATTTATTAGATGAAACAACTTTTGTAATTCCAGAAGATATTACTCTTGTAAGAATTGACAAGAACACAGGAAAAGTTGCAAGCACTTTTGATAATGCTATTTTCGAATATTTTTTAGATGATGATCTTAAAGATATTCTAAATTAG
- a CDS encoding AAA family ATPase: MRIFLVGMMGSGKSTVGKKLAESLLVDFYDLDKIIEAKLKKNIKDIFEEDGEGFFRDIENKSLIDFQNKTKFVLATGGGIITNEGSRNFLSKERTYFLDGGEEILYERSTRRREFRPLMKDMDIKGFSQLLKKRRQYYIESSIATIDIDKKNIDEVVDWIKNNEKNHF, encoded by the coding sequence ATGAGAATTTTTTTAGTAGGCATGATGGGATCTGGTAAAAGCACAGTTGGTAAAAAACTAGCTGAAAGTCTTTTAGTTGATTTCTACGATTTAGATAAAATTATTGAAGCTAAATTAAAGAAAAATATTAAAGATATCTTTGAAGAAGATGGTGAAGGCTTTTTTAGAGATATTGAAAATAAATCTTTAATTGATTTTCAAAATAAAACAAAATTTGTTCTAGCTACAGGGGGTGGCATCATTACTAATGAAGGCTCTAGAAATTTCTTATCTAAAGAAAGAACTTATTTTCTAGATGGTGGTGAAGAAATTCTCTATGAACGGTCTACAAGAAGAAGAGAGTTTCGTCCATTAATGAAAGATATGGACATTAAAGGGTTTAGTCAATTACTCAAAAAAAGAAGGCAATATTATATTGAGTCATCTATTGCTACTATTGATATTGATAAAAAAAATATTGATGAAGTTGTAGACTGGATAAAAAATAATGAAAAAAATCATTTTTAA
- the aroB gene encoding 3-dehydroquinate synthase, which translates to MKKIIFKNQEQEVEILYQKEISKISESFPEHGKMFFVCDERVLEKNPQMNKLLNENVYLVKSPEKEKDLQSTIRILKFLKDNGCNRNDHLIAIGGGATTDLGGFASSIYMRGINLIIIPTSLLGQVDASVGGKTGVNFESYKNLVGSFFNPKKIIVCTNFLESLDEQEYLNGLAEILKHAIITSDNDVDTLLKNIEKITSRDNDFLEEQTKRSIEIKTKIVTEDFLEAGQRKFLNFGHTFAHGIESINQNNPILHGHAVIIGMKMALEFSYQEKFLDEESFTKSKNLLNSFKYNLSDIELDADKILSAMELDKKNDGNGINLVLLKKIGVPFLSKSNEPNKILKFLINFIDNFEYR; encoded by the coding sequence ATGAAAAAAATCATTTTTAAGAATCAAGAACAAGAGGTAGAAATTCTTTATCAGAAAGAAATTTCTAAAATTTCAGAAAGTTTCCCTGAGCACGGAAAGATGTTTTTTGTATGTGATGAAAGAGTTTTGGAAAAGAATCCACAAATGAATAAATTGTTAAACGAAAATGTTTATCTTGTTAAAAGTCCTGAAAAAGAGAAAGATTTACAGTCAACTATTAGAATTCTTAAATTCCTGAAAGACAATGGGTGCAACAGAAATGATCATCTTATTGCAATAGGTGGTGGAGCTACGACAGATTTAGGTGGATTTGCCTCATCAATATATATGAGAGGAATAAATTTAATAATAATTCCAACATCGTTACTAGGACAGGTTGATGCTTCGGTAGGAGGGAAAACAGGAGTAAATTTTGAAAGTTATAAAAATTTAGTTGGCTCTTTTTTTAATCCCAAAAAAATTATTGTCTGTACAAATTTTTTAGAATCACTAGACGAGCAAGAGTATCTCAATGGGCTTGCTGAGATATTAAAACACGCGATTATAACTTCAGATAACGATGTCGATACTTTATTAAAGAATATTGAAAAAATTACTAGCCGTGATAATGATTTTCTAGAAGAACAAACAAAAAGATCTATAGAGATAAAAACAAAAATTGTCACAGAAGACTTTCTGGAAGCTGGGCAAAGAAAATTCTTAAATTTTGGACATACATTTGCCCATGGAATCGAATCTATAAATCAAAATAATCCAATACTTCATGGTCATGCGGTAATAATTGGAATGAAAATGGCTTTAGAATTTTCCTATCAAGAGAAATTTTTAGATGAAGAAAGTTTTACAAAATCTAAAAATCTTCTAAATAGTTTTAAATATAATCTAAGTGATATAGAGCTAGATGCAGATAAAATTCTAAGTGCAATGGAATTAGACAAGAAAAATGATGGAAACGGAATAAATTTAGTTTTGCTAAAAAAAATTGGCGTTCCTTTTTTAAGCAAATCAAATGAACCAAATAAAATTCTAAAATTTTTAATTAACTTTATAGATAACTTTGAATATAGATAA
- the hemE gene encoding uroporphyrinogen decarboxylase yields the protein MNNYFLKALNQENEAPYIPVWLLRQAGRYMPEYREVRSQYKDFFEMIKKPEICKELTLQPLNAFDLDAAITFTDILTIPDALGLKVNFVKGKGPIFEKSLSSMDKLDLNTNEFHDKIQYVYSATSLIKENVNVPLIGFTGSPWTLFVYMFYGQSPKDFKSIQSYISENSRDAERYLQILTDCCIEYAKRQVQHGADCIQIFDSWAGILENNYVDFSLKYVNQIYEALNGEVPLILYNRGKLLSTFIHESSFKAYSINSSDQIENYIDEDITIQGNLNPDFFKKNEEEIKLKVHEIFTKFKDRKNYIFNVGEGLTPDLDPEKIKIFLKTLRGLNSQ from the coding sequence TTGAATAATTATTTTTTAAAAGCACTCAACCAAGAAAATGAAGCTCCATATATTCCTGTATGGCTCTTGAGACAGGCCGGCAGATATATGCCAGAGTACAGAGAGGTAAGATCTCAATATAAAGATTTTTTTGAGATGATTAAAAAACCTGAAATTTGTAAAGAGCTTACTTTGCAGCCTTTAAATGCATTTGATCTTGATGCGGCAATAACTTTTACAGATATTCTTACAATTCCGGATGCTTTAGGTTTAAAAGTAAATTTTGTAAAAGGGAAGGGTCCAATATTTGAGAAGTCACTTTCATCAATGGACAAATTAGATTTAAATACCAATGAATTTCATGACAAAATCCAATATGTTTACAGTGCAACTTCTCTAATAAAAGAAAATGTAAATGTTCCTCTTATAGGATTTACCGGAAGTCCTTGGACACTATTTGTTTATATGTTTTATGGACAATCGCCAAAAGATTTTAAAAGCATTCAATCATATATATCTGAAAACTCTAGAGATGCGGAAAGATATTTACAAATACTTACAGATTGCTGTATTGAATATGCAAAAAGACAAGTGCAACATGGCGCAGACTGTATTCAAATTTTTGATTCTTGGGCAGGGATTCTTGAAAATAATTATGTAGATTTTTCTCTGAAGTATGTAAATCAAATTTATGAAGCTCTAAATGGGGAAGTTCCCTTAATTCTTTATAACCGCGGCAAGCTTCTTTCTACTTTTATTCATGAATCGTCTTTCAAAGCATATAGCATAAATTCTTCTGATCAAATCGAAAATTATATAGATGAAGATATAACAATACAGGGAAACCTTAATCCAGATTTTTTCAAAAAAAATGAGGAAGAAATCAAATTAAAGGTACATGAAATTTTTACAAAATTTAAAGATAGGAAAAATTATATTTTTAATGTTGGTGAGGGACTTACTCCTGATTTAGATCCAGAAAAGATTAAAATTTTCCTTAAAACATTAAGAGGTCTTAATTCTCAATAA
- a CDS encoding acyl-CoA thioesterase II: MDQEKLKKIDNRFQSVLDRLSLEKLDTYLYRFKGKNAGIQRIYGGQVIAQAYIAANSTLDEDVHLHSLHAYFLRPGVIKQPVLFSVDPIRDGRSFFTRTVKAIQNNEVIFTMSVSFHKHEEGFSHSIDMPDIPGPDELKTEIEMREENIDLIPEDLRPFFLKEREISLKIVEWNDVFDPQKLPPVRNLWMKPNGKLPDKNEIHHAFLSYVSDSGLLAPCLYPHGLSYMSPNLMMASLDHTMWFHKQNFRWDDWILYSTDSPYTGNARGLGRGTFFTREGDVVSSVTQEGLLRIKTS, translated from the coding sequence ATGGATCAAGAAAAATTAAAGAAAATAGACAATCGATTCCAAAGCGTTCTTGATAGACTCTCTCTTGAAAAACTTGATACCTATTTATACAGATTCAAAGGTAAAAATGCTGGTATACAAAGAATATATGGTGGCCAAGTCATAGCGCAAGCATACATAGCTGCTAACTCAACACTTGATGAAGATGTTCATCTCCATTCACTGCATGCCTATTTTCTTCGTCCAGGTGTTATTAAACAACCAGTATTATTTAGTGTCGACCCTATAAGAGATGGTAGAAGTTTTTTTACTCGAACAGTAAAAGCAATACAAAATAATGAAGTTATTTTTACAATGTCAGTCTCATTTCATAAACACGAAGAAGGTTTTTCACATAGCATAGATATGCCAGATATACCTGGACCTGACGAGTTAAAAACAGAAATTGAAATGCGAGAGGAAAACATAGATTTAATCCCTGAAGATTTAAGACCATTTTTCTTAAAGGAGAGAGAGATATCATTAAAAATTGTTGAATGGAATGATGTTTTTGACCCTCAAAAACTACCTCCGGTAAGAAATCTTTGGATGAAGCCAAATGGAAAATTACCTGATAAAAATGAGATACATCATGCATTTTTATCATATGTTTCTGACTCGGGTTTACTTGCTCCTTGTTTGTATCCACATGGATTAAGTTATATGTCACCTAATTTAATGATGGCTAGCCTAGACCATACAATGTGGTTTCATAAACAAAACTTTAGATGGGATGATTGGATTCTCTACTCAACAGATAGCCCATATACTGGTAATGCACGAGGGCTGGGCAGAGGCACTTTTTTTACTAGAGAAGGAGATGTTGTTTCTTCTGTAACTCAAGAAGGTTTATTGAGAATTAAGACCTCTTAA
- a CDS encoding glucose 1-dehydrogenase: protein MEMRLKDKVALITGGASGFGKETARLFKEQGATVFISDINSERGKTVAKELDIDFFEHDVTDSKRWEEVINEIEAKAGSLNILVNNAGIGFISDVESTTEEDWELVHKVDLDSVFLGCKYALPLMRKSGNGSIINISSISGIVAGHNFAAYNSAKAGVRHLSKSVALHCARTTDLVRCNSIHPVFAKTEMMQAFFENASEELLGKLEKQIPIRKFAESIDVANGILFLASDESKMITGTELVIDGGLSAQ from the coding sequence ATGGAAATGAGATTAAAAGATAAAGTAGCACTTATCACGGGAGGAGCCTCTGGATTTGGTAAAGAAACAGCTCGTTTATTTAAAGAGCAAGGCGCAACTGTTTTTATAAGTGATATAAATTCTGAACGTGGAAAGACTGTAGCTAAGGAATTAGATATAGATTTTTTTGAGCATGATGTAACTGATTCGAAAAGGTGGGAGGAGGTCATAAATGAAATTGAAGCTAAAGCTGGTAGTTTAAATATTTTAGTAAATAATGCCGGTATAGGTTTTATATCTGATGTTGAGTCAACTACTGAAGAAGATTGGGAGCTTGTTCATAAAGTAGACTTAGATTCAGTATTTTTAGGATGTAAATATGCCTTGCCATTAATGAGAAAATCAGGAAATGGCTCGATCATAAATATTTCTTCTATATCTGGTATAGTTGCCGGACATAATTTTGCTGCTTATAACAGTGCTAAAGCAGGTGTAAGACATTTATCAAAGTCCGTGGCTTTGCATTGCGCAAGAACAACTGATCTAGTGAGGTGTAACAGCATACACCCTGTATTTGCTAAAACAGAAATGATGCAAGCTTTTTTTGAAAATGCTAGCGAAGAGTTATTGGGAAAGTTAGAAAAACAAATTCCTATAAGAAAATTTGCAGAATCAATAGATGTTGCTAATGGAATTTTATTTCTGGCATCTGATGAATCAAAGATGATTACAGGTACAGAGCTTGTTATCGACGGAGGTTTATCAGCTCAATAA
- a CDS encoding peptidylprolyl isomerase, with protein sequence MIKEGIVTVLLTTSLGEIKIELNKELAPITTQNFVKYVESGFYDQTIFHRVIENFVIQGGGHNEDMSMKDRDLEPIQNEANNGLKNERGSIAMARTAEPHSASSQFFINLQNNFTLNHTSETSRGWGYAVFGKVSEGMDVVDKIAMTETGVFPPHTDVPVEPILILKASIVE encoded by the coding sequence ATGATTAAAGAGGGAATTGTTACGGTTCTTTTAACTACTTCTCTTGGAGAAATAAAAATAGAACTAAACAAAGAGTTAGCACCTATTACAACTCAAAATTTTGTTAAATATGTTGAATCTGGTTTTTACGATCAAACTATTTTTCACAGAGTAATAGAAAATTTTGTAATTCAAGGCGGTGGACATAATGAGGATATGTCAATGAAAGATAGAGATCTTGAGCCTATTCAAAATGAAGCAAATAATGGCTTAAAAAATGAAAGAGGTTCTATTGCAATGGCTAGAACTGCAGAACCTCATTCAGCTTCATCACAATTTTTCATAAACTTACAAAATAATTTCACTTTAAATCATACTTCTGAAACATCTAGGGGATGGGGGTATGCAGTTTTTGGAAAAGTTTCAGAGGGAATGGATGTTGTTGATAAAATAGCAATGACTGAGACAGGAGTTTTTCCACCACACACAGATGTGCCAGTAGAGCCTATCTTAATTTTAAAAGCTTCAATAGTTGAATAA
- a CDS encoding DUF5652 family protein, with protein MMGYSPIQNLETLFEMPNFLYFYIPIIIVAGILKAFALWISARRGEKFWFVFFILVNLLGIPEAIYIYLKKRRSNKDD; from the coding sequence ATGATGGGATATAGTCCAATACAAAATCTAGAGACATTATTTGAGATGCCAAATTTTTTATACTTCTATATTCCAATAATAATTGTAGCTGGAATATTAAAAGCTTTTGCACTGTGGATATCAGCTAGGAGAGGCGAAAAATTTTGGTTTGTATTTTTTATACTGGTGAATCTTCTTGGAATTCCAGAAGCAATTTATATTTATTTAAAAAAACGAAGGAGCAACAAAGATGATTAA
- a CDS encoding PhzF family phenazine biosynthesis protein — protein sequence MNQKIYFVDTFTEKTFSGNAAGVVFHKGEIDGNTMQNIAFENNLSETAFINTAKENEIKFYSPTIEVDLCGHATLASAFIFFNFIDKKATDTIFKSNRGELKVTKKEDSLVMSLPKDYPRKIDDIEKISDALNCQVIEVFRGIDDFLAIVKDESIVETIDPNIEKIAELDSRGLIVSAKGETTDFTSRVFGPNVGVDEDPVTGSAHALLATYWGDVLNLQKMKARQASKRGGELVCEVLENNVEITGKAKLYLQGEIYF from the coding sequence ATGAATCAAAAAATATATTTTGTTGATACATTTACTGAAAAAACTTTTTCAGGGAATGCTGCTGGTGTTGTTTTCCATAAAGGCGAAATAGATGGAAACACAATGCAAAATATAGCGTTTGAAAATAATCTTTCAGAAACAGCTTTTATAAATACTGCCAAAGAAAATGAAATTAAATTTTATAGTCCGACAATAGAAGTGGATTTATGTGGACATGCAACGTTAGCTTCAGCATTTATTTTTTTCAACTTCATAGATAAAAAAGCAACAGACACCATTTTTAAATCGAATAGAGGCGAACTAAAAGTTACCAAAAAAGAGGATTCATTAGTAATGTCACTTCCTAAAGATTATCCAAGAAAGATAGATGATATAGAGAAAATTTCGGATGCACTAAATTGTCAGGTTATTGAAGTTTTTAGAGGTATTGATGATTTTCTTGCGATTGTAAAAGATGAAAGCATTGTTGAAACGATTGATCCGAATATAGAAAAAATTGCAGAATTAGATTCGAGAGGCCTAATTGTTTCTGCTAAAGGAGAAACTACTGATTTTACCTCAAGAGTATTTGGTCCAAATGTAGGTGTTGATGAAGACCCAGTTACTGGATCAGCACATGCTTTACTGGCAACTTATTGGGGCGATGTTCTAAATTTACAAAAAATGAAAGCGAGACAAGCATCTAAAAGAGGCGGCGAGTTAGTCTGCGAAGTTCTAGAAAATAATGTAGAAATTACTGGTAAGGCAAAACTTTATTTACAAGGCGAGATTTATTTTTAG
- a CDS encoding dipeptide ABC transporter ATP-binding protein, giving the protein MSKLLEIKNLSVDFKLRENIFRAVDNISFEIDKNQTLALVGESGSGKSVTAMSILKLLPYPKAMHPKNSKIIFEGENILEFDNKSLRQVRGNIVSMIFQEPMTSLNPFHRVGDQIIEAIITHSKTSKKEAKNKAFELLDLVEIPDLSRRFKSFPHELSGGQRQRVMIAMALVNNPKLLIADEPTTALDVTIQAQILDLMSKLQKELGMSILFITHDLGLVDKFSDKVAVMKEGKIVEIGETKKVFTNPKEEYTKLLLASIPKEKTKIKSEPKPLVEISDLDVFYRIESQNIFKENYFHAVKNVNLKINKKTTIGLVGESGSGKSTLGRAIANLLPYKGSVIFDGKEISSIKDRSVRKDIQIIFQDPYGSLSPRLTVGDIIGEGLDIHMNLGKKERNDLIEQTMREVELDPKYRFKYPHEFSGGQRQRIAIARSIILKPKFIILDEPTSALDRSIQIQIIDLLKSLQEKYSLTYLFISHDLKVIRAMSDRILVMQNGEMVEEGNAKSIFEKPKEEYTRELLSAAIKYS; this is encoded by the coding sequence ATGTCTAAATTACTTGAAATAAAAAACTTATCTGTAGATTTTAAGTTAAGAGAAAATATCTTTAGAGCAGTAGATAATATTTCGTTTGAGATTGATAAGAATCAAACTTTAGCGTTAGTTGGTGAATCAGGTTCTGGAAAATCTGTAACAGCAATGTCGATTCTAAAACTTCTTCCTTATCCAAAGGCAATGCATCCAAAGAATTCAAAAATAATATTTGAGGGAGAAAATATTTTAGAATTCGATAACAAAAGCTTGAGGCAAGTAAGGGGAAATATTGTATCAATGATTTTTCAAGAGCCTATGACATCATTGAATCCATTTCATCGAGTTGGTGATCAAATTATTGAAGCTATTATTACTCATAGCAAAACCTCTAAAAAAGAAGCAAAGAATAAAGCATTTGAATTATTAGATCTTGTTGAAATACCTGATCTCTCAAGAAGGTTTAAATCTTTTCCTCATGAACTTTCAGGAGGTCAAAGACAAAGAGTTATGATTGCTATGGCTTTAGTAAATAATCCAAAACTACTTATTGCAGATGAGCCTACAACTGCTTTAGATGTAACAATTCAAGCACAAATACTAGATTTAATGTCTAAACTTCAAAAAGAGCTTGGTATGTCTATTCTTTTCATTACTCATGACCTTGGTCTTGTCGATAAATTTTCTGACAAAGTAGCAGTAATGAAAGAGGGAAAAATTGTTGAAATTGGTGAAACAAAAAAAGTCTTTACTAATCCTAAAGAGGAATACACTAAACTTCTACTTGCATCAATTCCAAAAGAAAAAACTAAAATTAAATCAGAACCCAAACCTCTGGTTGAAATAAGTGATCTTGATGTTTTTTATAGAATCGAGTCTCAAAATATTTTTAAAGAAAATTATTTTCATGCAGTGAAAAATGTAAATCTAAAAATAAATAAAAAAACCACTATTGGTCTTGTTGGGGAGTCAGGTTCGGGTAAATCTACCCTTGGAAGAGCTATTGCCAATTTACTTCCTTATAAGGGTTCAGTTATTTTTGATGGAAAGGAAATTTCATCTATTAAAGACCGCAGCGTCAGGAAAGATATCCAAATTATTTTTCAAGATCCTTATGGATCACTTTCCCCAAGACTTACTGTGGGAGATATTATCGGAGAAGGTTTAGATATTCATATGAATCTGGGTAAAAAAGAACGAAATGATTTGATAGAACAAACTATGAGAGAGGTTGAGCTTGATCCAAAGTATAGATTCAAATATCCACATGAGTTTTCAGGAGGTCAAAGACAAAGAATAGCTATAGCTAGATCAATAATACTTAAACCTAAATTTATTATTTTAGATGAACCAACTTCTGCTCTGGATAGGTCTATTCAGATTCAAATTATTGATTTACTTAAATCGCTTCAAGAAAAATACAGTTTGACTTATTTATTTATAAGTCATGATTTGAAAGTAATTAGAGCAATGTCTGACAGAATTCTTGTAATGCAAAATGGCGAAATGGTTGAAGAAGGTAATGCCAAATCAATTTTTGAAAAACCCAAAGAAGAATATACAAGAGAGCTTTTATCTGCAGCAATAAAATATTCTTAA
- a CDS encoding ABC transporter permease: protein MSNSSLWSDALRKLLKNRAAMFGVLILVSLIILAILAPVISPYPYDYQNLELGASAPSSAHLLGTDTLGRDLLSRLLYGSRVSLMVGFVATAVALVIGVTWGIVSGYYGGKVDAVMMRIVDILYGLPFIIFIILLMVVFGRNIWLLFGAIGAVEWLTMARIIRGQVLSIKNQEYVLSAKAMGVSNFYMFRRHIFPNVLGPIAVYATLTIPQVMLLEAFLSFLGLGIQPPMSSWGTLIRYGVESMEEYWWLLVFPGITFTITLFSLNFFGDGLRDALDPKTSSD, encoded by the coding sequence ATGAGTAATTCTTCTTTGTGGTCTGATGCTCTAAGAAAGCTTTTGAAAAATAGGGCAGCAATGTTTGGTGTATTAATTCTTGTATCTCTAATCATTTTAGCTATTTTAGCTCCAGTTATATCTCCTTACCCATACGATTACCAAAATTTAGAACTTGGAGCATCGGCTCCTTCAAGCGCACATTTATTGGGCACTGATACTTTAGGAAGAGATCTTCTTAGTAGGCTTCTTTATGGTTCTAGAGTATCTCTAATGGTTGGTTTTGTCGCAACAGCTGTAGCTTTAGTTATAGGTGTTACTTGGGGGATTGTTTCAGGCTACTACGGAGGGAAAGTAGATGCTGTAATGATGAGAATAGTTGATATTTTATATGGCTTACCTTTCATAATTTTCATCATTTTATTAATGGTTGTATTTGGGAGAAACATCTGGCTTCTTTTTGGTGCTATTGGAGCAGTTGAATGGTTAACAATGGCAAGAATAATAAGGGGACAGGTGCTAAGTATAAAAAACCAAGAATATGTCCTCTCAGCAAAAGCAATGGGAGTATCAAATTTTTATATGTTTAGAAGACATATTTTCCCAAATGTTCTAGGACCAATTGCAGTCTATGCTACTTTAACTATTCCACAAGTTATGCTTCTAGAGGCTTTTTTAAGTTTCTTAGGGTTGGGGATTCAACCTCCAATGAGCAGCTGGGGAACGCTAATAAGATATGGCGTTGAATCTATGGAAGAATACTGGTGGTTATTAGTTTTTCCTGGAATTACTTTTACCATCACATTATTTTCTCTAAACTTTTTTGGTGATGGCCTTAGAGACGCTTTAGATCCAAAAACTTCTTCAGATTAA